From Corvus moneduloides isolate bCorMon1 chromosome 2, bCorMon1.pri, whole genome shotgun sequence, one genomic window encodes:
- the IL10RB gene encoding interleukin-10 receptor subunit beta, giving the protein MAAALRGALCSGLLLCVSGMIPKPRNARITSVNLHSTLQWDAPRFPKGNVTYTVRSKSINFPGDTYENVGTRLRLPECDVSSLSAYGDYVLQLRAEAGQLHSAWVTLRFKPMDDTVIGPPDVRLKSGSGALHVDFSGPFAEHEQGKWPLKKYYGSWNYRILYWKKGSTDTDLTSASWVTQVDTKHSSEILSQLEPWTVYCVRVQAVIPEWNKTGELSRELCEQTTHNGVTPVWIIVTVLVGSMLVMVTAVTVCFFSSFYLYRLTKHIFCPSYVFPQHLKEFLSKPPSAPQPFPPLPQEELLVYDKLTVISEESQTLSDGSGDEASRTPEHPQGSAQGDSDSGVGEASGKA; this is encoded by the exons ATGGCCGCCGCCCTGCGGGGCGCGCTCTGCAGCGGGCTCCTGCTCTGCG TTTCTGGAATGATCCCAAAGCCCCGAAATGCAAGAATTACTTCAGTCAATCTTCACAGCACTTTGCAGTGGGATGCACCAAGGTTTCCCAAAGGGAATGTCACCTACACTGTCCGATCCAAGAG CATCAATTTCCCTGGAGACACCTATGAGAATGTGGGGACAAGGCTGAGGCTCCCCGAGTGTGACGTGTCCTCGCTGTCGGCGTACGGGGACTACGTCCTGCAGCTCCGGGCCGAGGCAGGACAGCTCCATTCCGCCTGGGTCACCCTCAGGTTCAAGCCCATGGATGACA CAGTCATTGGCCCCCCTGATGTGAGGCTGAAGTCGGGGTCCGGGGCCCTGCACGTGGATTTCTCTGGGCCCTTTGCTGAGCACGAGCAGGGCAAGTGGCCCCTGAAGAAGTACTATGGCTCCTGGAATTACAGGATCCTCTACTGgaagaaaggcagcacagacacagaccTGACCTCTGCTTCCTGG gtaaCTCAGGTAGACAccaaacacagctctgaaatcctgtcccagctggagcCATGGACAGTTTATTGTGTCCGAGTGCAGGCGGTGATTCCTGAGTGGAACAAGAcaggggagctgagcagggagctctGTGAGCAGACAACCCACAATG GTGTAACCCCTGTGTGGATAATTGTGACTGTTCTGGTGGGATCCATGCTGGTCATGGTCACAGCTGTCACCGTTTGTTTCTTCTCCAGTTTTTATCTGTACAGACTCaccaaacacattttctgccCTTCCTACGTTTTCCCACAACACTTGAAAGAG TTTTTGAGCAAACCTCCCAGtgctccacagcctttccctcctcttccacaAGAAGAACTCCTGGTTTATGACAAGCTGACTGTGATTTCAGAAGAATCCCAAACCCTCAGTGATGGGAGTGGGGATGAGGCCAGCAGGACACCAGAGCAccctcagggctctgcacaAGGAGACTCTGACTCAGGAGTGGGAGAAGCTTCAGGAAAAGCCTAA